A stretch of the Streptomyces sp. WMMB303 genome encodes the following:
- a CDS encoding NAD(P)H-dependent oxidoreductase has product MQTTETTETTPKPKRTPRRTLWIFAHPEARSLNAALRDTGVAALREQGHQVRESDLYAMGWKPVVDGADFPGRAPEGERLLVGDAQEHGYVTGGLSADIRAEQEKIAWADTVVFHFPLWWFGPPAILKGWFDRVLVQGFAFGVRDAEGGIRRYGDGGLAGKRAMVVTSVGARASGFGPRGVHGYVNDVLFPLHHGTFWYTGMAALPPFVVYGADRATAADVKERQEELCERLRTLDTLAPLPFRYEAGGDYDADLVLRPELAPGRTGLEVHSG; this is encoded by the coding sequence ATGCAGACGACGGAGACGACGGAGACGACCCCGAAACCGAAGAGGACGCCGCGGAGGACGCTGTGGATCTTCGCTCACCCCGAGGCGCGCTCCCTGAACGCCGCGCTGCGGGACACCGGCGTCGCCGCACTGCGGGAACAGGGACACCAGGTGCGGGAGTCCGACCTGTACGCGATGGGCTGGAAGCCGGTCGTCGACGGCGCCGACTTCCCCGGCAGGGCACCGGAGGGGGAACGGCTGCTGGTCGGGGACGCGCAGGAGCACGGCTACGTCACGGGCGGGCTCAGCGCGGACATCCGGGCCGAGCAGGAGAAGATCGCGTGGGCCGACACCGTGGTCTTCCACTTCCCGCTGTGGTGGTTCGGGCCGCCCGCCATCCTCAAGGGCTGGTTCGACCGGGTACTGGTGCAGGGCTTCGCGTTCGGTGTACGGGACGCGGAGGGGGGCATCCGCCGATACGGGGACGGGGGACTGGCGGGCAAGCGCGCCATGGTCGTCACGTCGGTCGGGGCGCGTGCCTCCGGTTTCGGGCCGCGCGGCGTCCACGGGTATGTCAACGATGTGCTCTTCCCGCTGCACCACGGCACGTTCTGGTACACGGGCATGGCGGCGCTCCCGCCGTTCGTGGTCTACGGGGCCGACCGGGCGACCGCGGCCGACGTCAAGGAGCGCCAGGAGGAACTGTGCGAGCGGCTGCGCACCCTGGACACCCTCGCCCCGCTGCCCTTCCGGTACGAGGCGGGCGGCGACTACGACGCCGATCTGGTGCTGCGCCCGGAACTCGCCCCCGGCCGCACGGGGCTGGAGGTGCACTCCGGGTGA
- a CDS encoding ATP-binding protein — MQVLLEQLEIGSDPTEVARARRWARARLAGSGVDADEPLAETLILLISELVTNAVVHTGCPAVLCMLLPRRCPAGAAHEVAGSVRVEVADASSRAPRRRLAEGEDTGGRGLELVSGLADRWGWEHEPGGKRVWCELDTAPLGAVDPAPVDGRESGARRGARANGEPRAGVDVGARVNVAGAGAGAFG, encoded by the coding sequence GTGCAGGTGCTTCTGGAGCAGTTGGAGATCGGATCCGATCCGACGGAGGTGGCCCGTGCCCGGAGGTGGGCCCGGGCCCGGCTGGCGGGATCGGGGGTGGACGCCGATGAGCCGCTGGCCGAGACGCTGATTCTGTTGATCTCGGAACTCGTCACCAACGCGGTGGTGCACACCGGCTGTCCGGCCGTCCTGTGCATGCTGCTGCCGCGGCGCTGCCCGGCCGGGGCCGCGCACGAGGTGGCCGGGTCGGTACGGGTCGAGGTGGCCGACGCGAGCAGCCGCGCGCCGCGCCGCCGCCTCGCCGAGGGGGAGGACACCGGCGGTCGCGGCCTCGAACTCGTCTCGGGCCTCGCCGACCGCTGGGGCTGGGAGCACGAGCCGGGCGGCAAGCGGGTCTGGTGTGAGCTGGACACCGCGCCGCTGGGGGCGGTGGATCCCGCACCGGTCGACGGCCGGGAGTCGGGCGCCCGTCGGGGGGCCCGGGCGAACGGTGAGCCGCGTGCCGGGGTGGACGTGGGTGCGCGGGTCAATGTGGCCGGAGCGGGCGCTGGCGCGTTCGGCTGA
- a CDS encoding MFS transporter, which yields MFALSARHRRRVLVADLISTAVFPLAITGSTAVVPAVTGGLPGADALGPWIVLAYNGLFAAALLLAGALADRSARTRFFAIGNVVVAATGFASALAPDLVSLVALRAVAGIGAAMCAAGGSSMLLAVYPPEQRRRVYGYAGAVLGSSLALGPLIAQALIAAGGWPLVFVAPGAVATVAALSTLTLPGLRSPAVSENFDGVGAALFGATVATAVTALGLGFGAGIPWWVPVALLLAAVVSAIRLVRVERRAPDPAIPIGLLRIPAYRAYALATGAFMGMLVVTLAVLPRLGSAQGIGAGEAAAVLSLLTVPSTLLPLLAARIARRWARPLVTTALLTCAVTAVVLQATNRPAALLLAAAVIGLCLGLTQGVPDGQALHYVPFERGGAGAALFSTTRMSLETFTLAAATGLMAALGPSSGMAVAGAVCLIAALAVRKAVPSRDARSQPGTPGTDTSGQATRR from the coding sequence ATGTTTGCCTTGTCTGCTCGTCACCGTCGGCGTGTCCTTGTCGCCGACCTCATCTCCACAGCCGTGTTCCCCCTCGCGATCACCGGATCGACGGCTGTCGTCCCCGCTGTGACCGGTGGCCTGCCGGGGGCGGATGCCCTGGGCCCGTGGATCGTCCTCGCCTACAACGGGCTCTTCGCAGCTGCTCTGCTGCTGGCGGGAGCGCTAGCGGACCGCAGCGCCCGCACGCGGTTCTTCGCCATCGGAAACGTCGTTGTCGCAGCTACCGGGTTTGCGTCCGCACTCGCTCCGGACCTTGTGTCTCTGGTGGCCCTTCGCGCGGTCGCCGGCATCGGAGCGGCCATGTGCGCCGCCGGTGGTTCGTCGATGCTCTTGGCCGTGTACCCGCCGGAGCAGCGGCGTCGGGTGTACGGCTACGCCGGTGCCGTGCTGGGCAGCAGTCTGGCGTTGGGACCGTTGATCGCCCAAGCCCTCATAGCCGCCGGGGGCTGGCCCCTCGTCTTCGTCGCGCCGGGGGCCGTTGCCACCGTCGCCGCCCTGTCCACCCTCACGCTTCCGGGCCTTCGCAGCCCCGCGGTGTCAGAGAACTTCGACGGTGTCGGCGCTGCCCTCTTCGGGGCGACCGTCGCCACCGCAGTGACCGCACTCGGGCTGGGCTTCGGGGCCGGCATCCCGTGGTGGGTGCCGGTCGCACTCCTCCTCGCCGCGGTGGTCAGTGCAATCCGCCTCGTCCGCGTGGAACGGCGTGCACCCGATCCGGCGATACCCATCGGCCTGTTGCGAATCCCCGCCTACCGGGCGTACGCGCTGGCGACGGGCGCCTTCATGGGAATGCTCGTGGTGACGTTGGCCGTGCTCCCCCGGCTTGGCTCCGCCCAGGGCATCGGCGCAGGCGAGGCGGCAGCGGTGCTGAGCCTGCTGACGGTGCCCTCGACGCTGCTTCCGCTTCTTGCCGCACGGATCGCGCGCCGATGGGCACGACCGCTGGTGACCACCGCACTGCTCACCTGCGCCGTCACCGCAGTCGTCCTCCAGGCGACCAACCGTCCTGCGGCGCTTCTCCTCGCGGCGGCGGTCATCGGGCTGTGCCTTGGACTCACCCAAGGTGTGCCTGACGGGCAAGCACTCCACTACGTACCCTTCGAACGTGGAGGGGCCGGCGCCGCGTTGTTCAGCACGACGCGGATGAGTCTGGAAACTTTCACCCTGGCGGCCGCCACCGGACTGATGGCGGCGCTCGGTCCCTCATCCGGGATGGCTGTGGCTGGAGCCGTGTGCCTCATCGCGGCCCTCGCCGTCCGGAAAGCTGTCCCCTCCCGCGACGCCCGGTCACAGCCCGGGACTCCGGGCACGGATACCAGCGGACAGGCCACCCGGCGGTAG
- a CDS encoding alpha/beta hydrolase: protein MVRRIDVTGVDGIHLAAWEFADPPKAVPEAVAGGAPEPGAAPRVPDGGRGGSQRRKPPGVLLLHGLMGRASHWASTARWLTDRYRAVALDQRGHGRSDKPDEARYDREAYVADAEAALEQLGLAPVALVGHAMGALTAWQLAAKRPDLVQALVISDMRASALGEQSQREWQEWFTSWPVPFATLADVRRWFGEDDPSLERSRPSRGEFFAEVMAEREDGWRPVFSPEVMMRVREAWVHDAHWDELAQVRCPTLVVRGLDGELGRAEAQEMVRVLPRGIYAEVTEAGHLIHYDQPDDWRRVVEPFLRATLPAGG from the coding sequence ATGGTGCGACGGATCGATGTGACGGGTGTGGACGGAATCCACCTGGCGGCCTGGGAGTTCGCCGACCCGCCCAAGGCCGTTCCCGAGGCCGTGGCAGGGGGCGCCCCCGAGCCCGGTGCGGCCCCCCGCGTACCCGACGGCGGCCGGGGCGGGTCACAGCGCCGCAAACCGCCCGGAGTGCTGTTACTGCACGGACTCATGGGCCGTGCGTCGCACTGGGCGAGCACTGCCCGCTGGCTCACCGACCGCTACCGCGCGGTCGCCCTGGACCAGCGCGGCCATGGCCGCAGCGACAAACCGGACGAGGCCCGCTACGACCGGGAGGCGTACGTCGCGGACGCGGAAGCCGCGCTCGAACAGCTCGGCCTGGCCCCCGTCGCGCTCGTCGGCCACGCCATGGGCGCGCTGACCGCCTGGCAGCTCGCCGCCAAACGGCCCGACCTCGTCCAGGCCCTGGTGATCAGCGACATGCGCGCCTCGGCGCTCGGCGAGCAGTCGCAGCGCGAGTGGCAGGAGTGGTTCACCTCGTGGCCGGTGCCCTTCGCGACCCTCGCCGACGTCCGCAGATGGTTCGGTGAGGACGATCCCTCGCTGGAGCGTTCCCGGCCCTCGCGCGGTGAGTTCTTCGCCGAGGTGATGGCCGAGCGCGAGGACGGCTGGCGGCCGGTGTTCTCCCCCGAGGTGATGATGCGGGTCCGCGAGGCGTGGGTGCACGACGCGCACTGGGACGAACTCGCCCAGGTCCGCTGCCCCACCCTCGTCGTCCGCGGTCTCGACGGCGAACTGGGCCGGGCCGAGGCCCAGGAGATGGTGCGGGTGCTGCCGCGCGGAATCTACGCGGAGGTCACGGAGGCCGGGCACCTGATCCACTACGACCAGCCCGACGACTGGCGCCGCGTCGTGGAGCCCTTCCTCCGGGCGACCCTCCCCGCGGGTGGCTGA
- a CDS encoding sigma-70 family RNA polymerase sigma factor has translation MQQRLARGEAAALGELYDRFASLVHGLAHRVLDDEAAADSTTREVFAYIWEHPRAFDPREGPMRAWVAALTQRTATAALRRQQRRGADPGSPEQDERFEEQVRAAAAAARADYIVTSMPSSLRAALELAYFERHDYRQAARTLGVTEDEARRRLRLGLQLLSSAMPRPAVAPPGTGHRP, from the coding sequence ATGCAGCAACGGCTCGCGCGCGGTGAGGCCGCGGCGCTCGGCGAGCTCTACGACCGCTTCGCCTCCCTGGTGCACGGCCTCGCCCACCGGGTGCTGGACGACGAAGCGGCGGCCGACAGCACGACGCGGGAGGTCTTCGCGTACATCTGGGAACACCCGCGCGCCTTCGACCCCCGCGAGGGCCCCATGCGGGCCTGGGTGGCGGCACTGACCCAGCGGACGGCGACCGCCGCACTCCGCCGGCAGCAGCGGCGGGGCGCGGACCCGGGCTCCCCGGAGCAGGACGAGCGGTTCGAGGAGCAGGTCCGTGCGGCCGCCGCCGCGGCCCGGGCCGACTACATCGTCACCTCCATGCCGTCCTCGCTGCGTGCCGCGCTCGAACTGGCCTACTTCGAGCGGCACGACTACCGGCAAGCCGCGCGCACCCTCGGTGTCACCGAGGACGAGGCCCGGCGCCGGCTGCGGCTGGGCCTCCAGCTCCTCTCCTCCGCCATGCCCCGACCCGCCGTGGCGCCACCCGGCACGGGGCACCGGCCGTGA
- the purU gene encoding formyltetrahydrofolate deformylase: MSQSHPAPERSAEAVRGTAAAGAVEGGQPGQFLLTLSCPDNQGIVHAVSSYLFMTGCNIEDSQQFGDRDTGLFFMRVHFTGNTTVEKLRASFSAVGDSFRMDWQIHRAEERMRVVLMVSRFGHCLNDLLFRSRSGALPVEIAAVVSNHTDFAELVASYDIPFHHIPVTKDTKEAAEERLLELVEEERVELVVLARYMQVLSDNLCKRLSGRIINIHHSFLPSFKGAKPYHQAHARGVKLIGATAHYVTADLDEGPIIEQEVERVSHDVTPEQLVAVGRDVECQALARAVKWHSEHRVLLNGHRTVVFT, encoded by the coding sequence ATGAGCCAGTCGCACCCCGCTCCCGAACGTTCCGCCGAAGCCGTCAGGGGCACCGCAGCCGCCGGCGCCGTCGAGGGCGGGCAGCCGGGCCAGTTCCTCCTCACCCTCTCGTGCCCGGACAACCAGGGCATCGTGCACGCCGTCTCCAGCTACCTGTTCATGACCGGCTGCAACATCGAGGACAGCCAGCAGTTCGGGGACCGCGACACCGGGCTCTTCTTCATGCGCGTCCACTTCACCGGGAACACCACCGTGGAGAAGCTGCGCGCCAGCTTCTCCGCCGTCGGCGACTCCTTCCGGATGGACTGGCAGATCCACCGGGCCGAGGAGCGGATGCGGGTCGTGCTGATGGTGAGCAGGTTCGGGCACTGCCTCAACGACCTGCTCTTCCGCTCGCGGAGCGGCGCGCTCCCGGTCGAGATCGCCGCGGTGGTCTCCAACCACACCGACTTCGCCGAGCTCGTCGCCTCCTACGACATTCCGTTCCACCACATCCCCGTGACGAAGGACACCAAGGAGGCGGCCGAGGAGCGGCTGCTGGAACTCGTCGAGGAGGAGCGGGTCGAGCTCGTCGTCCTCGCGCGCTACATGCAGGTCCTCTCCGACAACTTGTGCAAGCGGCTGTCCGGGCGGATCATCAACATCCACCACTCGTTCCTGCCGAGCTTCAAGGGCGCCAAGCCCTACCACCAGGCACACGCCCGCGGGGTCAAGCTCATCGGTGCCACCGCGCACTACGTGACGGCCGACCTCGACGAGGGCCCGATCATCGAGCAGGAGGTCGAGCGGGTCAGCCACGACGTCACCCCCGAGCAGCTGGTCGCCGTGGGGCGGGACGTGGAGTGCCAGGCGCTGGCCCGCGCGGTGAAGTGGCACAGCGAGCACCGCGTGCTGCTGAACGGCCACCGCACCGTCGTCTTCACCTGA
- a CDS encoding helix-turn-helix domain-containing protein → MAAFTRPGLHRVAVLVRHGVLPMELGLVHQVFGRAATAEGEPLYEVLTCAVAPGIVRTDADFPIHVAHGPEALAEADTVVVPATHEPDETETEGRLPAPLREAFARVRPGTRMASICTGAFVLAAAGLLDGRRATTHWMSTDSFRTLYPAVDLDPDVLYVDEGSVLTSAGEAAGIDLCLHIVREDHGAAVANAVARRTVVPPHRDGGQAQFIRRPVPEPRRSATGAARSWALDHLDLPLTLRELAARESMSVRTFTRRFREEVGVTPLRWLTRQRIERARHLLEESDLPVERVAARAGFGTAASLRQHFHTALGVSPRAYRRTFRARTGAGASAEGAAA, encoded by the coding sequence ATGGCCGCCTTCACCCGCCCCGGACTGCACCGGGTGGCCGTGCTGGTCAGGCACGGAGTGCTGCCGATGGAACTCGGGCTGGTGCACCAGGTGTTCGGCCGCGCCGCCACCGCGGAGGGCGAACCGCTGTACGAGGTCCTCACCTGCGCCGTCGCCCCGGGAATCGTCCGCACGGACGCCGACTTCCCCATCCACGTCGCGCACGGCCCCGAAGCGCTGGCGGAGGCCGACACGGTCGTCGTCCCCGCCACCCACGAGCCGGACGAGACGGAGACCGAGGGCAGGCTGCCCGCACCACTCCGCGAGGCGTTCGCGCGGGTCCGCCCCGGCACCCGGATGGCGTCCATCTGCACCGGCGCCTTCGTCCTGGCCGCCGCCGGACTGCTGGACGGCAGGCGGGCGACGACCCACTGGATGTCCACCGACAGCTTCCGCACCCTGTATCCGGCCGTGGATCTGGACCCGGACGTGCTCTACGTGGACGAGGGCTCCGTGCTGACCTCCGCCGGCGAGGCGGCCGGGATCGACCTGTGCCTGCACATCGTGCGGGAGGACCACGGGGCGGCCGTCGCCAACGCGGTTGCGCGACGCACCGTCGTCCCGCCGCACCGCGACGGCGGGCAGGCCCAGTTCATCCGCCGCCCCGTCCCCGAGCCCCGCCGCTCCGCCACCGGAGCGGCCCGCTCCTGGGCCCTGGACCACCTGGACCTCCCGCTGACCCTCCGCGAACTCGCCGCACGGGAATCCATGAGCGTCCGCACCTTCACCCGCCGCTTCCGCGAAGAGGTCGGCGTGACGCCGCTGCGCTGGCTGACCCGGCAGCGCATCGAACGCGCCCGCCACCTGCTGGAGGAGTCCGACCTGCCCGTCGAACGGGTCGCCGCCCGCGCCGGGTTCGGTACGGCCGCCTCCCTCCGCCAGCACTTCCACACGGCGCTGGGGGTCTCCCCCCGCGCCTACCGCCGGACGTTCCGGGCCCGGACGGGGGCGGGAGCGAGCGCGGAGGGCGCTGCGGCGTAG
- a CDS encoding flavin reductase family protein: MAATAVRYLRAAGAPAARGTRRARNTRPGTDRPGAERPGTGPDTESGTLPKADLRAVREDERAPLDPAHFRRVLGGFASGVTVVTAPAPEDPAEHTAVHGASATEPDGAPGPAGFACQSFASLSLEPPLVSFMVGRTSTSWPRIARAGVFCVNVLAADQGELCRAFAVSGTDKFAGVSHRPAPATGSPLLAGVAAWIDCEIQAVHTGGDHLIVVGRVRALDAAEDAGGPLVFHRGRLGTFAPVDGRD; encoded by the coding sequence ATGGCAGCCACCGCGGTGCGCTATCTGCGCGCCGCAGGCGCACCGGCCGCCCGCGGCACACGCCGTGCGCGCAACACCCGGCCCGGCACGGACCGACCGGGCGCCGAGCGACCGGGCACCGGACCGGACACGGAGTCCGGCACGCTCCCCAAGGCCGACCTGCGCGCCGTGCGCGAGGACGAGCGTGCCCCACTCGATCCGGCCCACTTCCGGCGCGTGCTCGGCGGCTTCGCCTCGGGAGTCACCGTGGTGACCGCACCCGCCCCGGAGGACCCCGCGGAACACACCGCGGTGCACGGAGCCTCCGCGACGGAGCCCGACGGGGCGCCGGGGCCGGCGGGGTTCGCCTGCCAGTCCTTCGCCTCCCTGTCGCTGGAACCGCCCCTGGTGTCGTTCATGGTGGGCCGCACCTCCACCAGTTGGCCGCGCATCGCACGGGCCGGCGTCTTCTGCGTCAACGTGCTCGCCGCCGACCAGGGCGAGCTGTGCCGTGCCTTCGCGGTGAGCGGCACCGACAAGTTCGCCGGGGTCTCGCACCGCCCCGCGCCGGCCACGGGATCGCCGCTGCTGGCGGGCGTGGCGGCGTGGATCGACTGCGAGATCCAGGCCGTGCACACCGGCGGCGACCACCTCATCGTGGTGGGCCGGGTCCGTGCGCTGGACGCCGCCGAGGACGCCGGGGGCCCGCTGGTCTTCCACCGCGGCCGCCTGGGCACCTTCGCACCGGTCGACGGCCGGGACTGA
- a CDS encoding metal-dependent transcriptional regulator, whose product MSGLIDTTEMYLRTILELEEEGVVPMRARIAERLDQSGPTVSQTVARMERDGLVTVAGDRHLELTDEGRQLAKRVMRKHRLAECLLVDVIGLEWEQVHAEACRWEHVMSEAVERRVLDLLRHPTESPYGNPIPGLEELGEPAEADPFLNEGLVSLNDVETGGDGKTVVVRRIGEPIQMDAQLMYTLRRAGVQPGAVVSVNAGSAGGVQVGSSGEAAELGTDIAAHVFVAKR is encoded by the coding sequence ATGTCAGGACTCATCGACACCACGGAGATGTATCTCCGCACCATCCTGGAGCTTGAGGAGGAAGGTGTGGTCCCGATGCGTGCCCGCATCGCCGAGCGCCTGGACCAGAGCGGTCCCACGGTCAGCCAGACCGTCGCGCGGATGGAGCGGGACGGGCTCGTCACGGTCGCCGGGGACCGCCACCTGGAGTTGACGGACGAGGGCCGGCAGCTCGCCAAGCGCGTGATGCGCAAGCACCGGCTCGCGGAGTGCCTGCTGGTCGACGTCATCGGCCTGGAGTGGGAGCAGGTGCACGCGGAGGCGTGCCGCTGGGAGCACGTGATGAGCGAGGCGGTCGAGCGCCGGGTGCTCGACCTGCTGCGGCACCCCACCGAGTCGCCGTACGGCAACCCGATCCCGGGCCTGGAGGAGCTGGGCGAGCCGGCGGAAGCCGACCCGTTCCTCAACGAGGGCCTGGTCAGCCTCAACGACGTGGAGACGGGCGGGGACGGCAAGACCGTCGTGGTCCGCCGGATCGGCGAGCCGATCCAGATGGACGCGCAGCTGATGTACACCCTGCGGCGGGCCGGGGTGCAGCCCGGCGCGGTCGTCAGCGTGAACGCGGGCTCCGCGGGCGGCGTCCAGGTGGGCAGCAGCGGCGAGGCCGCGGAGCTCGGCACGGACATCGCCGCGCACGTGTTCGTGGCCAAGCGCTGA
- a CDS encoding zf-HC2 domain-containing protein: protein MSRPPARPGPEQPAGPEPGGRAPTTGTADAPPGPHEHRVLTSLLGAWALAACSAAETAAVEAHLTDCAPCAEEALRLRDAVGLLHSEDSLDLDPMLRSRVLEGCLDRRPARIPTPAWAAPYDAETARLDALLRDMAEAEWRAPVRLRWFDGEQQAARETTVAGVLGHLLAVDGLVATGIGLPDPLPSGALPTGPGAGPQTRTEVYWALDDAGHRAQAARERWREQSHALIRDVSFLAAEDAGLGGEHPAAPDRRVDYGGFSLPLRDAFLDRAFECWLHAGDVAQAVDYPYEPPGHAHLTQLVDLAARQLPGAIAARRRSGLASPVRGLAAAGAPGRTLHLEVEGSGGGDWYIPLDSPGARASPERTVAHIALDDLEFCQLAAGHVPPLDAAAGQDGDPQAIQDVLYATASLSRL, encoded by the coding sequence GTGAGCCGGCCGCCGGCCCGACCGGGACCGGAACAGCCCGCCGGGCCGGAGCCGGGCGGGCGCGCGCCCACGACCGGCACCGCCGACGCCCCGCCCGGCCCGCACGAACACCGGGTGCTCACCTCGCTGCTCGGGGCCTGGGCGCTGGCGGCCTGCTCGGCTGCGGAGACGGCCGCCGTCGAAGCGCATCTGACCGACTGCGCGCCCTGCGCCGAGGAGGCGCTGCGGCTACGGGACGCGGTCGGCCTGCTGCACTCCGAGGACAGCCTCGACCTGGATCCGATGCTGCGCTCCCGGGTCCTGGAGGGCTGTCTCGACCGCCGTCCGGCCCGTATACCGACGCCCGCCTGGGCGGCTCCGTACGACGCCGAGACGGCCCGGCTGGATGCGCTGCTGCGCGACATGGCCGAGGCGGAGTGGCGCGCTCCGGTGCGGCTGCGCTGGTTCGACGGCGAGCAGCAGGCCGCCCGGGAGACGACCGTGGCCGGTGTCCTGGGCCACCTGCTCGCGGTGGACGGGCTGGTCGCGACCGGCATCGGGCTGCCCGATCCGCTGCCCTCCGGCGCCCTGCCGACCGGTCCGGGCGCCGGACCGCAGACCCGCACGGAGGTCTACTGGGCGCTGGACGATGCCGGACATCGGGCCCAGGCGGCCCGCGAACGCTGGCGCGAGCAGAGCCACGCGCTGATCCGCGACGTGTCGTTCCTCGCCGCAGAGGACGCCGGACTCGGCGGCGAGCACCCCGCCGCGCCGGACCGGCGCGTGGACTACGGCGGATTTTCGCTCCCGCTCCGGGACGCCTTCCTGGACCGGGCCTTCGAGTGCTGGCTGCACGCCGGGGACGTCGCGCAGGCCGTCGACTACCCGTACGAGCCGCCCGGCCACGCGCATCTGACCCAGCTCGTCGACCTCGCGGCGCGGCAGTTGCCCGGCGCCATCGCGGCCCGTCGGCGCAGCGGCCTCGCATCGCCGGTGCGCGGGCTGGCCGCCGCCGGAGCACCGGGGCGCACGCTGCATCTGGAGGTCGAGGGCAGCGGTGGCGGCGACTGGTACATCCCGCTGGACTCCCCCGGCGCCCGCGCCTCGCCCGAGCGCACCGTCGCCCACATCGCACTGGACGACCTGGAGTTCTGCCAGCTCGCCGCGGGCCACGTCCCGCCTTTGGACGCCGCCGCGGGCCAGGACGGCGATCCGCAGGCCATCCAGGACGTCCTCTACGCCACGGCCTCGCTCTCCCGCCTCTGA
- a CDS encoding transcriptional regulator has product MAARPLVARQPNERLQALIQEAGCSNAGLARRVNVCGSEHGLDLRYDKTSVARWLRGQQPRGRAPGIIAEALGRKLGRTVTIDEIGMANGKNLASGVGLRFAPTVVGAIEQVCELWRSDVGRRDFLTGSTVAASALVEPSRDWLITQPDHQVSRSSGARVGEPDVAAVQAMTEALSDLDHRYGAGHIRPVVVHYLNSVVSGLLAGSYKEAVGRSLFAAVARLTELAGYMAVDTGQHGLAQRYYIQSLRLAQAAGDRAYGGYVLAAGMSHLAASLGNPREIAQLARAAQEGARGRVTPRAEAMFHAAEARGHALMGDERACQGSASRALMAMDGAESTAGSGDDPPWIAHFDRAYLADELAHCHRDLGQSERAAARAEEAVTGHPEGRARRRAIGLFLLADAQVQQREVERGCHTAGEAARLLAGLRSDRGAEYLEDFRLRLEPYGAEPVVREFTESLEPTPAA; this is encoded by the coding sequence ATGGCCGCCAGGCCGCTCGTCGCGAGGCAGCCCAACGAACGCCTGCAGGCGCTCATCCAGGAAGCCGGGTGCTCGAACGCGGGCCTGGCCCGCCGCGTCAACGTGTGCGGATCCGAACACGGACTGGATCTGCGCTACGACAAGACCTCCGTGGCCCGCTGGCTGCGCGGGCAGCAGCCGCGCGGCCGGGCCCCCGGCATCATCGCCGAGGCGCTCGGCCGCAAGCTGGGCCGGACCGTGACGATCGACGAGATCGGCATGGCCAACGGCAAGAACCTCGCCTCCGGAGTGGGACTGCGGTTCGCCCCCACGGTCGTCGGCGCCATCGAGCAGGTCTGCGAACTGTGGCGCAGCGACGTGGGCCGCCGGGACTTCCTGACGGGCTCGACGGTGGCGGCGTCCGCGCTCGTCGAGCCGAGCCGGGACTGGCTGATCACACAGCCCGACCACCAGGTCTCGCGCTCCTCCGGGGCCCGGGTGGGCGAGCCGGACGTGGCGGCCGTCCAGGCGATGACCGAGGCGCTCTCCGATCTGGACCACCGCTACGGCGCCGGTCATATCCGCCCCGTGGTGGTGCACTACCTCAACAGCGTGGTCTCCGGGCTGCTGGCCGGCTCCTACAAGGAGGCGGTCGGCAGGTCGCTGTTCGCCGCCGTCGCCCGGCTGACCGAACTGGCGGGCTACATGGCCGTGGACACCGGGCAGCACGGGCTGGCGCAGCGCTACTACATCCAGTCGCTGCGGCTGGCGCAGGCGGCCGGGGACCGGGCCTACGGCGGCTATGTGCTCGCCGCGGGAATGAGCCACCTCGCCGCGTCGCTCGGCAACCCGCGGGAGATCGCGCAGCTGGCGCGCGCGGCGCAGGAGGGCGCGCGGGGGCGGGTGACCCCGCGCGCTGAGGCGATGTTCCACGCCGCGGAGGCCCGCGGGCATGCGCTGATGGGGGACGAGCGGGCCTGCCAGGGCTCCGCTTCCCGTGCGCTGATGGCGATGGACGGCGCCGAGTCGACAGCCGGGTCCGGCGACGACCCGCCCTGGATCGCGCACTTCGACCGTGCCTACCTCGCGGACGAACTCGCCCACTGCCACCGCGACCTGGGGCAGTCCGAACGTGCGGCGGCCCGTGCGGAGGAGGCCGTCACCGGCCACCCGGAGGGGCGCGCGCGGCGGCGCGCGATCGGACTGTTCCTGCTGGCGGACGCGCAGGTCCAGCAGCGCGAGGTGGAACGCGGCTGTCACACGGCCGGCGAGGCCGCGCGGCTGCTGGCCGGGCTGCGGTCGGACCGGGGAGCGGAGTATCTGGAGGACTTCCGGCTGCGACTGGAACCCTACGGCGCGGAGCCCGTGGTGCGGGAGTTCACCGAGAGCCTGGAGCCCACTCCCGCAGCGTGA
- a CDS encoding STAS domain-containing protein, which produces MSLKVLEEERDGWAVLRVSGELDLVTSPAVRQHVHDAVAEGRRSLVLDLSDVLFCDSSGVGVLIASRRLMRSCAGRLRLILPARGAEDGSHVNRVLSALGVRRLFDCYPDLAAATAAHTTTDPLTA; this is translated from the coding sequence GTGTCGTTGAAGGTGCTGGAGGAGGAGCGGGACGGGTGGGCCGTGCTCCGGGTCTCCGGTGAGCTGGACCTGGTCACCTCACCCGCGGTGCGGCAGCATGTGCACGATGCCGTCGCGGAAGGGCGCAGGAGCCTCGTGCTCGACCTGTCCGACGTCCTCTTCTGCGATTCCAGCGGGGTGGGCGTCCTGATCGCCTCCCGTCGGCTGATGCGCTCCTGCGCGGGACGGCTCCGGCTGATCCTGCCCGCGCGCGGCGCCGAGGACGGTTCCCACGTCAACCGGGTGCTCTCCGCGCTCGGTGTGCGACGGCTCTTCGACTGCTACCCGGACCTGGCCGCGGCCACCGCCGCGCACACGACCACGGACCCGCTCACGGCGTGA